The DNA segment AGGTATCAGcaacataaattattataatttcaaatacccAGAACATAATATTACCTTTCTGAAAGGTGTTATTCTTAgacaaaacttaaatgaaaaagattttgagGTCTTGCCAAAATAAGGATATTATGGTTGTAAAAGCAGATAATGGAGATTCTacagtggttatgaataaacaagATTACTTGAATAAAGCCTACCAGTTACTAAATGACACTAATACCTACATAAAATTAACAAACCCTCCAACCATTACAAAAACTCAGTAGGATttcaataggaaaattaaaaagatccTAAATTCTTTGCAGGATCTTGCCCATAAAGAACTTATCTTGTCAAAAATCTCTTGAAATATCCCCAGTTGGCCATATTTTTATGGCTTccctaaaatacaaaaagtagGTACTCCCCTCCGTCCAATAGTTGCCACTCGTTATGCCCCGCAGAGTGTTCTTGCCTCTTGGTTGGCTAAGTCCCTTAGCCAATTACTCGGCACCAGATCTGATGCTACCCTAATACACTCCTCCCATTTCATTGATAGACTAAGGAATTTTAACAGTGCCGATGGTGAGATAATTAGCCTCGATGTCACctctttatttatgaatgttcCGTTTGagtttgttttggaaaatttaaagacaagACACAAAGAAGGGACTATCAGCTTTCCTATTCCATGTGACCAGTTTCTCAACTTGGTTAGAATCTGTATTGACTctactattttcacttttaatgatgaatatttccaATAAAAAGCTGGTGTTTCTATGGGTTCACCATTGTCACCAGTTTTAGCCAACCTGTGCATTGAGTTCAtagaagttgaaatattaaagagatgtAATGCAAACTGGAAGCCTGCTCAGTGGGTGAGATATGTagacaatatatttatttctttttttggcgATGACGTAGCTTTAGACTGCTTACTGAATACTGCAAACAACGTTGttgattctataaaatttacagttgaaaaagaGATTGATGGTAAGATGTTTTTCTTAGACGGTCTAATTCATGGGGATGTAAACAGTAactcttttaaattttcagtttttagaaaagcttTGTTTTAAGAGCACTCCATATATGCGTCCCCGAATTTCTAGACGAAGAACTCTCCCATGTCGTAGACACCTTTAGGTCCTTAAAGTTCCCGGAACATTTTATTACTGACGCCATCAGCCGGGTTAAAAGGAGGTTTTATATAGGACATGctaataaggaaatgaataacaagaaacatgtatcattaccCTTTGACGAAGTCTCAAAAAGATATAGAAATTGTTTATATCTATGAAAATACCTTGGCAAAAgcccttaccaagaataataacgGCATCAAGAGAAACAACGGTGTTTACAAGGTTCACTGCcatgattgcaatggttgttactacGGGGAGAGTGGTAGGAGACTGGATCTAAGATTAAGGGAACACATAAAggcctatgatcttcatgcacaggggagcACTTTGATAGCTCATggttttaatttagaccacagaATTAATTGGGATGGTGcatgaactatttttaaaagtgataatTCTCACATAAGAAGGTTATTTGAAGTTGCTGctataaacatgggaatatcttttgaagacaacaaaaatttacaaatgaagaCCATtttatcaactggtttattgccaaccactacataaaacttttttaatatgGAAACTGACGTTGACTGTGTGAACCCTGATGATCTGCATcctattcccctctctctccagatagccggcGTCCctgactatggcacctatgcagcgcaagCAGGTGCAACATCGCAGGTTGGAAGATCAAGGAGGTTGGCGCAACTGCTTGTTGAATTCGGAATAATATAACAACATCCAAAACAGTGCTCCCGTAATGGtttgttatcttctcgccccgcccccatttaaaaaaaaaaaaaaaactattcataagaaaactaaCCTCTCATTTTAcgttttaacgttagcactgatgaagaacaccgttcaagttcccgaaagtctttgtttattttacatagtaatatatttactatataaatgtggatttttattacacaataataataataataataataataataataataataataataataataataataataataataataataataataataataaaaataataataataataataataataataataataataataataataataataataataataataataataataataataataataataataataataatatttaatgatgacataaatatatttaagttgTCATTCTTTAAAAGGTGTGATGTCCAAAGTGGAATAAAAGGAACATGGGCAATTATGAAAGTCTTACTTGAACCACTGAAGGAAGAACTAgatgaagaaatgaatgtagTCGTAGTATCTGTAGTTGTCTTAGTAGTAGTGGTTGTTGTAGTAGgtgttgttgttgctgaagtAGTACTTGTGGTAGTAGTGGGTGTGGTAGTGGATGTAGTTGATGTTGTACTCGTACttgttggagttgttgtggtaGGTGTAGTAGTGGATGCAGTTGATACTGTGCTTGTAGtagttggggttgttgttttaGTGGTAGGTGTGGTAGTGGATGTAGTTGATGTTGTACTCGTACttgttggagttgttgtggtaGGTGTAGTAGTGGATGCAGTTGATACTGTGCTCGTAGTAGTTGGGGTTGTTGTGGTAGGTGTGGTAGTGGATGTAGTTGATGTTGTGCTTGTAGttgttggagttgttgtggtaGTGGTAGGTGTGGTAGTGGATGCAGTTGATGTtctggttgttgttgttggagttGCTGTGGTAGTGGTAGGTGTGGTAGTAGATGTAGTTGATGTTGTACTCGTAGttgttggagttgttgtggtggtggtaggtgtggttgtggatgTAGATGATGTTGTACTTGTAGTTGTTggagtagtggtagtggtagtagaaGTAGTTGATGTTGTACTTGTAGTTGCTGGGGTTGTTGTTGTGGTAGTGGTAGGTGTGGTAGCGGATGTAGTTGATGTAGTACTTGTAGTAGTTGGGGTTGTTGTGGTAGTGGTAGGCGTGGTAGTAGATGAAGTGGATGCTTTGGTTGTATTTGTTGGAGTAGTTGTGGTAGTAGTAGGAGTGGTAGTAGATGTAGTTGATGTTGTGgttgtagttgttgtggttgttgaGGGAGTCGAAGTAGTTGATGTAGTGCTTGTAGTATTTGGAGTTGTTGTGGAAGTGGTAGGTGGGGTTGTAGATGTAGCTGATGTTGTGTTTGGAAGTCTTGGTGTTGTCGCAGTTGTTGTTGGAGTTATAGTAATAACGGAACTTGAAACACTGTAGCAGGAACTACTCAAGAAACTTGAACCTGGagttgaaattataaataattatgtttttgcactAATACACACTTACagaaacatgtacacacacatacacacatactcaaacATTTTCATACACACGCAAAAAATAAACTCAGAAAAACACAGATAggcaaatgtatatacatatatatgtatgtatgcatttatcaAAGCAGTATTACAATAGGAaacaattatttccttttcaaaatattttatagaacaCCCTAATATATAGAATCAACAGACCATAAAGCCAAGAAGGTTTCAATAGGGGATGAGCCTGTGAAGGGAGACAAGTAAATAGAAAATTGGATACATACAGTTAAAACTTAATTAAGGagatgtcagtaaaaaaaaaattaattttttcctcaattaaacatttggaggtcagatgATTCTACAACTACACCAAACAAACTTTCCCATTTTGTTTTCAGCCAAAGTAAACTCCTAccaaacataaaaggaaaaaacccaATGATAGAAAACGATGCACTGGTTACAGCAATCATCTGAGGAtgttcctctccctgatacttatCATCCTTTAAATCAACAGCAATTAGAAATTCTGAACCCTGTCTTGGTTTTTGCTTGAGCATCAGTAAACAGGATTTTCTTCAAGGTATCAGcaacataaattattataatttcaaatacccAGAACATAATATTACCTTTCTGAAAGGTGTTATTCTTAgacaaaacttaaatgaaaaagattttgagGTCTTGCCAAAATAAGGATATTATGGTTGTAAAAGCAGATAAAGGAGGTTCTacagtggttatgaataaacGAGATTACTTGAATAAAGCCTACCAGTTACTAAATAACACTAATACCTACATAAAATTAACAAACCCTCCAACCATTACGAAAACTCAGTAGGATttcaataggaaaattaaaaagatccTAAATTCTTTGCAGGATCTTGCCCATAAAGAACTTATCTTGtcaaaaatctttgaaatatccCCAGTTGGCCATATTTTTATGGCTTccctaaaatacaaaaagtagGTACTTTAGTTGCCACTTATTGAGAGTGTTCTTGCCTCTTGGTTGGCAAACAACGTTGATCTGATGCTACCCTAAAATTTCAATGATAGAAAAAGGAATTTTAACCGTTGATGGTAAGATGATTAGCCTCGATGTCACCTCTTTATTCAGAATGTTCCGCtaatttgttttggaaaatttaaagaaaagacacaAAGAAGGGACTATCAGTTTCCTATTTCATACACCAGTTTCTCAACTTGGTTAGAATCTGTATTGACTctactattttcacttttaatgatgaatatttccaATAAAAGCTGGTGTTTCTATGGGTTCACCATTGTCACCAGTTTTAGCCAACCTTTGAGTTCATAGAAGCAGAAATATTAAAGAGATGTAATGCTCTGGAAGCCTGCTCAGTGGGTGAGATATGTagacaatatatttatttctttagcgATGACGTAGCTTTAGACTGCTTACTGAATACTGCAAACAACGTTGttgattctataaaatttacagttgaaaaagaGATTGATGGTAAGATGTTTTTCTTAGACGGTCTAATTCATGGGGATGTAAAcagtaactttttaaattttcagtttttagaaaagcttTGTTTTAAGAGCACTCCATATATTCCCCGAATTTCTAGACGAAGAACTCTCCCATGTCGTAGACACCTTTAGGTCCTTAAAGTTCCCGGACGCCATCAGCCGGGTTAAAAGGAGGTTTTATATAGGACATCctaataaggaaatgaataacaagaaacatgtatcattaccCTTTGACGAAGTCTCAAAAAGATATAGAAATTGTTTATATCTATGAAAATACCTTGGCAAAAgcccttaccaagaataataacgGCACCAAGAGAAACAACGGTGTTTACAAGGTTCCCAGCcatgattgcaatggttgttactacGGGGAGAGTGGTAGGAGACTGGATCTAAGATGAAGGGAACACAGAACGGCCTAAGATCTTCATACACAGGGGAGCACTTTGGTAGCTCATggttttaatttagaccacagaATTAATTGAGATGGTGTacgaattattttcaaaagtgatAATTCTCACATGAGAGAGTTAGTTGAAGATGCTGCTATAAAATGGGAATATCTTTTGAAGacaacaaaaatttacaaaagaaaacccttttatcaactggtttattgtcaaacactacataaaactttttaatttcgAAACTGatgttgaccgtgtgaaccctgatgctccgCATcctattcccctctctctccagatagccgacgtccccgactatggcacctatgcagcgcaggcaggtgCAACGTTGCAGGTTCGAAGATCAAGGAGGTTTGTGCAACGCTTGTTGAATtcggaataacataacaacaACATCTGAACCAGCGCTCCCGTGATGgtctgttatcttctcgccctaCCCCCtttcaaaccaaaaaaaaaaaaaaaaaactattcatttgaaaacaaccctctcattttacattttaacgttagcactgatgagaaACACTGTTCAAGTTCCCGAAAgactttattttacatagtaatatatttaatgtataaatgtggattttattacacaataataataataataataataataataataataataataataataataataataataataataataataataataataataataataataataataataataataataataataataataataataaataatattaataataataataataataataataataataataataatggaataataataataataataaaagtcttaTTTAATGAaccacataaatatatttgaagttGTCATTCTTTAAAATCTGTTGATGTCCAAAGTGGAATAAAAGGAACATGGGCAATTATGAAAGTCTTACTTGAACCACTGAAGGAAGAACTAgatgaagaaatgaatgtagTTGATGTTTTACTGTAGTTGTCTTAGTAGTTGTGGTTGGTGTAGTAGTGGATGTTGTTGATTGCTGTGCTTGTAGTAGTACTTGTGGTAGTAGTGGTAGGTGTGGTAGTGGATGTAGTTGATGTTGTACTCGTACTTGTTGGAGTTGTAGTGGTAGGTGTAGTAGTGGATGCAGTTGATACTGTACTTGTAGTAGTTGGGGTTGTTGTGCTAGTGGTAGGTGTGGTAGTGGATGTAGTTGATGTTGTACTTATTGGAGTTGTAGTGGTAGGTGTAGTAGTGGATGCAGTTGATACTGTGCTTGTAGTAGTTGGGGTGGTTGAGGTAGGTGTGGTAGTGGATGTAGTTGATGTTGTGCTTGTAGttgttggagttgttgtggtaGTGGTAGGTGTGGTAGTGGATGCAGTTGATGTTTTGGTTGTAGttgttggagttgttgtggtaGTGGTAGGTGTGGTAGTAGATGTAGTTGATGTTGTACTCGTAGTAATTGGAGTTGTTGTGGTAGtggtaggtgtggttgtggatgTGGTTGATGTTGTGCTTGTAGTTGTTGGAGTTGTGGTAGAAGTAGTAGAAGTAGTTGATATTGTACTTGTAGTTGTTGGGGTTGTTGTTGTAATGGTAGGTGTGGTATTGGATGTAGTTGATGTAGTACTTGTAGTAGTTGGGGTTGTTGTGGTAGTGGTAGGCGTGGTAGTAGACGTAGAGGATGCTCTGGTTGTATTTGTTGGAGTAGTTGTGGTAGTAGTAGGAGTGGTAGTAGATGTAGTTGATGTTGTGCttgtagttgttgtggttgttgaGGTAGTCGAAGTAGTTGATGTAGTGCTTGTAGTATTTGGAGTTGTTGTGGAAGTGGTAGGTGGGGTTGTAGATGTAGTTGATGTTGTGTTTGGAAGTCTTGGTGTTGTCGTGGTTGTTGTTGGAGTTATAGTAATAACGGAACTTGAAACACTGTAGCGGGAACTACTCGAGAAACTTGAACCTGgagttgaaattataaaaaaatatgtttttgcacTTACAAATACATGCagaaacatgtacacacacatacacacatactcaaatattttcatacacacgcaaaaaataaactcagaaacacacacagataggcaaatgtatatacatatatatgtatgtatgcattaatcAAAGCAGTATTACAATAGGAAAcaattatttccttttgaaatattcTATAGAACACCCTAATATATAGAATCAATAGACCATAAAGCCAAGAAGGTTTCAATAGGGGATGAGCCTGTGGAGggagacaagaaaataaaaattggatacaTACAGTTAAAACTTAATTCAGATGTCAGTaaaatcaaaaaaattatttttttctcacttaaacatttggaggtcagatgATTCTACAACTACACCaaacaaacttttccattttgttttcagcCAAAGTAAACTCCTACCAAACTTAAAGGAAAAAACTCAGTGCTAGAAAACGATGCACTGTTTACAGCAATCATCTGAGGAtgttcctctccctgatacttgtcatcctttAAATCAACAGCAATTAGAAATTCTTAACCCTGTCTTGGTTTTTGCTTGGGCAACAGTAAACAAGATTTTCTTCAAGGTGTCAGcaacataaattattataatttcaaatacccAGAACATAATATTACCTTTCTGAAAGGTGTTATTCATAGACaaacttaaatgaaaaagattttgagGTCTTGCCAAAATAAGGATATTATGGTTGTAAAAGCAGATAAAGGAGGTTCTacagtggttatgaataaacaagATTACTTGAATAAAGCCTACCAGTTACTAAATGACACTAATACCTACATAAAATTAACAAACCCTCCAACCATTACAAAACCTCTTTAGGATttcaataggaaaattaaaaagatccTAAATTCTTTGCAGGATCTCGCCCAAAAAGAACTTATCTTGTcaaaaatctcttaaaatatCCCCAGTTGGCCATATTTTTATGTCTTccctaaaatacaaaaagtagGTACTCCCCTCCATCCAATAGTTGCCACTCATTATGCCCCGCAGAGTGTTATTGCCTCTTGGTTGGCTAAGTCCCTTAGCCAATTACTCGGCACCATATCTGATGCTCACCTAATACACTCCTCCCACTTCATTGATAGACTAAGGAATTTTAACCGTGCCGATGGTAAGATGATTAGCCTCGATGTCATCTCTTTATTTACGAATGTTCCGCTTGAGTTTGTTTtggaaaacttaaagaaaagaCACGAAGAAGGGACTATCAGCTTTCCTATTCCATGCGACCAGTTTCTCAACTTGGTTAGAATCTGTATTGActctattattttcacttttaataatgaatatttccaaTAAAAAGCTGGTGTTTCTGTGGGTTCACCATTGTCACCAGTTTTAGCCAACCTGTGCATGAGTTCATAGAAGTTTTAATATTAAAGAGATGTAACCCAACCTGCAAGCCTGCTCTGTGGGTGAGATATGTAGacgatatatttattactttttacggCGATGGCGTAGCTTTAGACTGCTTACTGAATATTGCCAACAACGTTGTTGATTCTATAAAATCTACAGTTGAAAAAGAGATTGATGGCAAGATTTCTTTCTTAGATGTTCTAATTCATGGGGATGTAAACAGTAactcttttaaattttcagtttttagaaaagcttTGTTTTAAGAGCACTCCATATATGCGACCCAGAATTTCTAGACGAAGAACTCTCCCATGTCGTAGACACCTTTAGGTCCTTAAAGTTTCCGGAACATTTTATTACTGACGCCAGCAGCCGGGTTAAAAGGAGGTTTTATATAGGACATGctaataaggaaatgaataaccagaaacatgtatcattaccGTTTGACGACGTCTCAAAAAGATATAGAAATTGTTTATTCCTATGAAAATACCTTACCAAAAgcccttaccaagaataataacagcaccaagaGAAGCAACGGTGTTTACAAGATTCCCTGCcatgattgcaatggttgttactacGGGGAGAGTGGTAGGAGACTGGATCTATGACTAAGAGAACACAGAAGGGTctatgatcttcatgcacaggggagcACTATGGTAGCTCATggttttaatttagaccacagaattaattgggatggtgcacgaactatttttaaaagtgacgattctcacaTGAGAAGGTTATTTGAAGTTGCTGctataaacatgggaatatcttttgaagacaacaaaaatttacaaattaagacCCTtttatcaactggtttattgccaaccactacataaaacattttaatttcgaaactgacgttgaccgtgtgaacccttATGCTCTGCATCCTATTCCCCCTCTCtttccagatagccgacgtccccgactatggcacctatgcagcgcaagCAGGTGCAACATTGCAAGTTGGAAGATCAAGGAGGTTGGCGCAACTGCTTGTTGAATtcggaataacataacaacaTCCGAAGCAGCGCTGCCGTGATGGTCTgctatcttctcgccccgcccccatttaaaaaaaaaaaaaactattcacaaGAAAACCACCCTCTTATTTTACGTTTTAACATTAGTGCTGATCAGGAACACCATTCAAGTTcctgaaagtctttgtttattttacatagtaatatatttactatataattgtgtatttttattatacaataataataataataataataataataataataataataataataataataataataataataatataattaatgatgacatacatatatttaagttGTCATTCCTTAAAAGGTGTGATGTCCAAAGTGGAATAAAAGGAACATGGCCAATTATGAAAGTCTTACTTGAACCACTGAAGGAAGAACTAGATGAAGAAGTGAATGTAGTCGTAGTATCTGTAGTTGTCTTAGTAGTAGTGGTTGTTGTAgtaggtgttgttgttgttgaagtagTACTTGTGGTAGTAGTGGGTGTGGTAGTGGATGTAGTTGATGTTGTACTTGTACTTGTTGGAGTTGTAGTGGTAGGTGTAGTAGTGGATGCAGTTGATACTGTGCTTGTAGTAGTTGGGGTTGTTGTGGTAGTGGTAGGTGTGGTAGTGGATGTAGTTGATGTTGTACTTGTACTTGTTGGGGTTGTTGTGGTAGTAGTAGGTGTGGTAGTGGATGCAGTTGATGTTCTGGTTGTAGTTGTTGTGATAGTAGTGGGTGTGGTAGTAGAAGTAGTTGATGTTGTACTTGTAGTTGTtggggttgttgttgttgtagtggtAGGTGTAGTAGTGGATGCGGTTGATACTGTGCTTGTAGTAGTTGGGGTTGTTGTGGTAGTGGTAGGTGTGGTAGTAGATGTTGTTGATGTTGTACttgtagttgttgtggttgttgaGGTAGTCGAAGTAGTTGATGTAGTGCTTGTAGTATTTGGAGTTGTTGTGGTAGTGGTAGGTATGGTTGTAGATGTAGTTGATGTTGTGCTTGGAA comes from the Macrobrachium rosenbergii isolate ZJJX-2024 chromosome 3, ASM4041242v1, whole genome shotgun sequence genome and includes:
- the LOC136828165 gene encoding uncharacterized protein, translated to MAGNLVNTVASLGAVIILGSSFSSSSRYSVSSSVITITPTTTTTTPRLPNTTSTTSTTPPTTSTTTPNTTSTTSTTSTTSTTTTTTSTTSTTSTTTPTTTTTTPTNTTRASSTSTTTPTTTTTTPTTTSTTSTTSNTTPTITTTTPTTTSTISTTSTTSTTTPTTTSTTSTTSTTTPTTTTTTPITTSTTSTTSTTTPTTTTTTPTTTTKTSTASTTTPTTTTTTPTTTSTTSTTSTTTPTSTTPTTTSTVSTASTTTPTTTTPISTTSTTSTTTPTTSTTTPTTTSTVSTASTTTPTTTTPTSTSTTSTTSTTTPTTTTTSTTTSTAINNIHYYTNHNY